A single window of Granulicella mallensis MP5ACTX8 DNA harbors:
- a CDS encoding sensor histidine kinase — translation MAFRIQARTILQLGAELISSDGIAFYELIKNAVDAKSPRVDVQLKCPVPYLEYQRGMKLIEEAAPEKKETASEIAKKFEALKEQLQFIANEAGLKSVDFDTCQTLEEVRILLEDLNYATISDSGHGMSLEDLSEIFLTVGTRSRQRMRGAPVALGDRPFLGEKGIGRLSSMRLGERLEVLSTKSGESRWNRLSIDWRAFSHDSDTLLEEVEVAPERGKRKESNVQSGTVIRISALNSAWDEDKLRKIAVEDFSRLTDPFARASRFPVDVKFNNTPITIRSISRDLLDAAHARCKGEFKVDRATRTCEIIGKITYDLRDEERNFHYREVDIESFSGSLDVDVLLSLGSVKFEWYWYNRRILAAVEGVGDRRTVSRLVEQWGGGLMLYRDGFRVNPYGSSNDDWLLLDPSALASTGYKVNRKQIIGKVEISSSENPVLIDQTNREGLRDCPEKFALVEMLHTLLVTEFRGFLNRVDKAIYEKEQLDFEILEERLATQEDNLDRAIARLLREHQGESELVLPIRRGVDQIRKIVFQAKEIASVYEDRQSQLFNLAGIGLITEIVAHELNRATIHTLSLTKDLRVGANARQESILKSLEQQLKTLQKRLRSIDPVSTAGRQHKEEFDVVDWIRTICQSHEAQFRRHNIIFSMTVSPRSGELTIRAVRGMFVQVLENLISNSVYWLGIYGKKKTDYQPAIDVHIDVRRRTISYSDNGPGIEAYRADDIFQPFVTTKPARKGKGLGLYIAREIAKYSGASLELGEEHTHHEDALNTFILTLGE, via the coding sequence ATGGCTTTTCGAATTCAAGCACGAACGATCCTGCAGCTCGGAGCTGAACTTATCAGCTCCGACGGTATTGCATTCTACGAGCTGATCAAGAATGCAGTTGACGCAAAGTCGCCTCGCGTTGATGTGCAACTGAAATGTCCAGTCCCATACCTCGAATACCAGCGCGGAATGAAGCTCATTGAAGAGGCTGCGCCAGAAAAGAAAGAGACTGCATCTGAAATAGCCAAGAAGTTCGAGGCGTTGAAAGAGCAGTTGCAATTTATTGCGAACGAAGCAGGACTCAAATCCGTCGATTTCGACACCTGCCAAACGCTCGAAGAAGTTCGGATCCTTCTTGAGGATTTGAACTACGCAACGATATCTGATTCCGGACACGGAATGTCTCTGGAAGATTTATCCGAGATCTTTCTCACTGTAGGAACACGATCTCGGCAGCGAATGAGAGGTGCTCCTGTCGCTCTGGGAGACCGCCCTTTCCTGGGAGAAAAAGGAATTGGTCGTTTATCCTCGATGAGGCTCGGGGAACGCCTGGAAGTACTGTCGACCAAGAGTGGCGAAAGTCGATGGAATCGCCTGAGCATTGACTGGAGAGCATTCAGTCATGATTCGGATACCCTTTTAGAGGAAGTAGAAGTCGCACCTGAAAGAGGAAAGCGCAAAGAGTCGAATGTGCAGAGCGGTACCGTCATCCGGATCAGCGCGCTGAACTCAGCTTGGGACGAGGATAAACTTCGGAAAATTGCCGTTGAAGATTTTTCTCGTCTTACAGATCCATTTGCGCGGGCCTCCAGATTCCCTGTCGACGTAAAGTTCAATAACACTCCGATTACCATCCGCAGCATCAGTAGAGACCTCTTGGATGCGGCTCATGCGCGTTGTAAGGGAGAGTTTAAGGTTGATAGGGCCACGCGGACATGCGAGATAATCGGCAAGATCACATATGACTTGCGAGATGAGGAGCGTAATTTTCACTATCGAGAAGTCGACATCGAGAGTTTCTCCGGATCACTTGACGTTGATGTGCTCCTGTCGCTCGGAAGCGTCAAATTTGAGTGGTACTGGTACAACCGCCGAATCTTAGCGGCGGTCGAAGGTGTCGGTGATCGACGGACTGTGTCCCGGCTAGTTGAACAGTGGGGCGGTGGGCTCATGCTTTATAGGGATGGTTTTCGCGTCAATCCCTACGGGAGTTCTAACGATGATTGGTTGTTATTGGATCCATCTGCCCTGGCGTCCACAGGGTACAAAGTCAATCGAAAACAAATCATTGGCAAGGTAGAGATATCAAGCAGTGAGAATCCAGTTCTCATCGATCAAACGAATCGCGAGGGCTTGCGCGATTGTCCTGAAAAGTTCGCTTTAGTTGAGATGTTGCACACTCTTCTAGTGACGGAATTTCGCGGTTTCCTGAACAGGGTCGATAAAGCGATTTACGAAAAAGAGCAACTAGACTTCGAGATTCTCGAAGAGCGGCTTGCTACGCAAGAGGACAACCTGGATCGGGCAATCGCTCGACTGCTACGAGAGCATCAGGGTGAAAGTGAGCTCGTGTTGCCGATCCGACGCGGCGTCGATCAGATTCGAAAAATTGTCTTTCAAGCGAAGGAAATCGCATCGGTATATGAAGATAGGCAATCCCAGTTGTTTAATCTCGCTGGGATCGGATTGATCACGGAGATTGTCGCTCATGAACTGAATAGGGCAACAATCCACACACTTTCGTTGACGAAGGACTTAAGAGTTGGAGCGAATGCTAGACAAGAGTCGATCCTCAAGAGCCTTGAGCAACAACTCAAGACGCTGCAGAAGCGACTGAGAAGCATCGATCCTGTGAGCACCGCTGGACGCCAGCATAAAGAAGAATTTGACGTCGTCGATTGGATTCGGACTATCTGCCAGTCCCATGAGGCGCAATTTCGAAGGCATAACATCATTTTTTCGATGACGGTGAGTCCACGAAGTGGTGAACTCACAATACGGGCAGTGCGAGGAATGTTCGTTCAGGTTCTGGAAAACCTCATTAGCAATTCGGTCTACTGGCTTGGCATTTATGGCAAGAAAAAGACCGACTATCAACCCGCGATTGATGTGCATATCGATGTTCGGCGCCGAACAATATCGTACTCAGACAATGGGCCCGGCATCGAGGCATATCGAGCTGATGACATTTTTCAGCCGTTTGTGACCACAAAACCCGCACGCAAGGGTAAAGGGCTTGGACTATACATTGCGCGCGAGATTGCTAAGTACAGCGGAGCCTCGCTGGAGCTCGGTGAAGAACACACACACCACGAAGATGCCTTGAATACTTTTATCTTGACCTTAGGTGAGTAA
- a CDS encoding phosphoadenosine phosphosulfate reductase family protein translates to MSEAIRHVLSLSGGKDSAALAVYMRDEVPEMEYIFHDTDKELPETYEYLHRLEAILGKPITKTTSERSFDNWLKIYGNMIPSNHRRWCTRMLKLKPFERYIGEDDVLNYIGLRADEDRTGYISHKKNITPIYPFQRDGLVLADIHRILEESGLGFPKYTEWGRTRSGCFFCFYQQKIEWVRLKEHYPELFEEAKAYETPNSINGNTFYWNGNESLSELEQPERMAQILNNWEVSRARARKNLPNQKLVQILGYAEPEEEPQGCLICQL, encoded by the coding sequence ATGAGTGAGGCAATTCGTCACGTCCTGAGTTTGTCGGGCGGAAAAGATAGCGCTGCGTTAGCCGTCTATATGAGAGACGAAGTCCCGGAGATGGAATACATCTTCCACGACACCGATAAAGAACTGCCGGAAACCTATGAGTACCTTCACCGCCTCGAGGCTATCCTTGGTAAGCCGATCACCAAGACCACCTCGGAACGATCGTTCGACAACTGGCTGAAGATCTATGGAAATATGATTCCCTCGAATCATCGGCGGTGGTGCACTCGCATGTTGAAGCTCAAGCCGTTCGAGCGATACATAGGAGAAGATGACGTCCTAAATTACATTGGATTACGTGCTGATGAGGATCGAACAGGTTATATCAGCCATAAAAAGAACATCACGCCGATCTATCCATTTCAAAGGGATGGATTGGTCCTCGCGGATATCCATCGGATTCTGGAGGAGTCAGGTCTCGGGTTCCCGAAGTATACGGAATGGGGTCGGACCCGGTCAGGTTGTTTTTTTTGCTTCTACCAACAAAAGATAGAATGGGTCCGACTCAAAGAACACTATCCGGAGCTGTTTGAAGAGGCGAAGGCCTATGAAACGCCGAACTCCATAAACGGCAACACCTTTTATTGGAATGGCAACGAATCATTATCGGAATTGGAGCAGCCTGAGCGAATGGCACAAATTCTCAATAACTGGGAAGTCTCTAGGGCGAGGGCGCGAAAGAATTTGCCTAACCAGAAGTTAGTTCAGATCCTCGGCTATGCTGAACCCGAAGAAGAACCCCAAGGCTGTTTAATCTGCCAGCTGTAG